Within Pseudomonadota bacterium, the genomic segment GGATGATGAGGCATCCGTTCGTCGCACTATGGAGCGAATCATAAAATTGATTAAACGGGACTGTGCACATGCAGCCAGTGGGGAAGAAGCCCGCAAAATATTGAAGGAGGAGAGTTTTGATCTCATCCTATGTGATATCCGTTTGCCAGGAGAGTCGGGAATGGATCTTATCACATATGTTATCTCCGAGTATCCTGAAATCGCTGTTATTGTGGTGAGTGGAGTGGATGATCCGGAAGTTGCTGAAAAGGCCCTGGAGTTAGGCGCCTATGGTTATATTGTCAAACCTTTCAAGCCAAGCGAAGTGATAATAAATGTTTCCAGTGCTCTTAAAAGGCAAAAGCTGGAAATGGAAAAACAAATCTACAGGGAAAAACTGGAGGAACTTGTGGCTGCTCGTACTGCAAAACTTCAGGATACTCTTGAAGGAGTAATTCAGGTTATTGCACATACAGTAGAATCAAAAGACCCTTATACGGCAGGCCATCAACGCAGAGTAGCCGAACTTGCATGTGCTATTGCTCAAGAGATGGGTTTCACTGCGGAGCGGGTGAAAGGAATTCTTATGGGCGGAATGATTCACGATCTTGGTAAAATTTCCGTGCCATCTGAAATTCTTACTAAACCAGGTAAGCTCAATGATATTGAATTTGCTATAATCAAAACCCATCCCCAGGTGGGCTATGATATTCTAAAGGGAATCGATTTCGAATGGCCGATTAAAACGATGGTATTACAACACCATGAAAGAATGGATGGCTCCGGGTATCCTAATGGTCTGAAAGCAGATGAAATTATGCCTGAGTCGCGTATCCTGGTAGTAGCCGATGTTGTTGAGGCTATGGCCTCGCACCGGCCTTATCGCCCCGGACTTGGTATAGATATAGCTTTGGAAGAGATTAGAAAAAACAAAGGTATTTTATATGAAGCGGATATTGTAGAAACCTGTGATAAAATATTTACAAAAAAGAATTTTAGCTTCAAATATACTTAAAGTATTATTGCCACACAGAATATCTATGTTGGGTGCTTTCTCGAAGCCTCTTGTCAATTTTCTGCAATTCGCATACCCACTCAACCATACTATTACAACTTGAATCATAAGATTATTTTGACAAATTCTATAAGTTTCAAGCAGTTTTTGTCCCCATCTTGCCGGGATTTTGTAATCCTTTTGCCTGTCGATGGCCTGTTTAAATACCAATAATGTTGATAACATACTTGTTTTAATAAATATTTATTCTAATTACGGTTTATGAAACAACATCAAAATACATATAATTTAATCAAATAAAAATATTGACATTAATATATTCTCCCTATATCAAATTTAATTACTTTTTTATAAAGTAAATGTACTTTGTTTTGCAATGGGGCAGCTAATTTGCCTTTAAATTTTTATCAGGAGAATCAACAATGTCTCAAAGCGTACTTGGTTCCGTACTGGTTGTTGGTGGCGGTATTGCAGGGATGCAGTCAGCGCTGGATTTGGCCAATTCCGGTTATTATGTATATCTTCTTGAAAAATCCCCGTCTATTGGTGGAGTTATGTCTCAACTGGATAAGACATTTCCGACCAATGACTGCGCTATGTGAATTATCTCACCTGTACTGGTCGAGGTCGGCCGGCACCTTAATATCGAATTAATTACATATGCAGATCTGGAATCTGTTGATGGAAAACCGGGCAATTTTAAAGTAAAAGTCAAAAAACGCGCACGCAGCATTAGTAGGGATTTGTGTACTGGCTGTGGTGCATGTGTTGAAAACTGTCCCGTTACACAGCAAGTCATCACTGCGTAGCAATAACGATAGTTTTTTGGAGAAATGGAAATGAATCCGTCTATAAATGAAGAATCATGTGATATTGATTACAGAGATCTAGATAGAATTATTGGAGAGGATTATAATACTGATAAAGAAAACCTGATTATGATACTTCAGGGCATTCAAAAAGTTTATAATTATCTTCCTACTGCAGCTATATCCTATCTTGCAGTAAAAATTGGAATCCCATTAAGTCATATCTATGGGGTTGCAACTTTTTACAGCACGTTCAGCCTCAAACCAAGAGGTCGTAATATTATTTCTATATGTCTGGGGACAGCCTGTCATGTCAGAGGTGGTGAACGAATCAGAGAGGGCCTTACCAGCACGTTAAATATTACTGATGGTCAAACTACTGAGGATAAGCGATTTACATTAGAGTCCGTGCGATGTATCGGATGTTGTAGTCTGGGGCCGGTCATTAAAATTAATGAAGACATGCATGGCCGTATTACACCGGACGAAGTCAAACCGATACTAAGCCGCTATGAATAAATGTTACTAAGAGGCAAAAACCATGAAAATCATGTCTATAAAAGACTTAGATAAAATACGCCAGAAATACTTAAACGGGCTTTATTCTCCTGAAGGTATAAAGGTGAATATAGGAATGGCATCCTGCGGAATCGCAGCAGGTGCTCAGACTTCCTATGACAAAGCATCTCAGGAATTTTCCGGAAATCCCGGTGTAACTATTTCTCAAACCGGATGTATCGGTTTTTGTGAAATGGAGCCGTTGGTTGAAATTATAAGTAAAGATAAACCAAGAATTATGTACCATCATATGACGGAAGATAAGATCATTGAAGCTATCTCCGGATATATGAAAGGCGAATATAATAGTAAATGGATACTGGGTCAGGTTAGAGATCCACGGAGCCTTCTGGAAGATGATATGCAAAATCCGCAGGCCGGCATTGAGCCTTTGGAAGACATTCCCTTCCTGGAAGATATTCCTTTTTACAGCCAGCAAACTAAGATCGCTATCCGTAACTGCGGTTATATTGATCCTGATTCAATCGAAGAATACATCGCAAAAAGAGGCTATTATGCCTTTATTAATGCCCTGACTCAGTCAAAGCCTGCCGATATTATCAAAACCGTAAAAGAATCGGGGCTTAGAGGAAGAGGTGGAGGAGGTTTTCCTACCGGAATTAAATGGGAAACCTGTGCCAAACATCATGGAGACAGACATATCATTTGTAACGCAGACGAAGGAGATCCGGGTGCTTATATGGACAGAAGTATTCTGGAAGGTGACCCCCATAGCGTTTTGGAAGGTATGTTGATCGCTGCTCTGGCCATAGGTTCAAGGAGCGGATTTTTTTATGTTCGAAATGAATATCCACTTGCCGTAAGCCGCCTGATTACTGCTATTAAACAGGCGGAAGCCATTGGACTTCTTGGTGATAACATAGCCGGTACCGGTTTTTGTTTTAATCTGAAAATATCCAGAGGAGCGGGGGCTTTCGTTTGTGGAGAATCTACCGCTTTGATGTCTTCACTGGAAGGACTGGTGGGGCGTCCACGCGCAAAATATGTGCATACGGTTGAAAAAGGGTTCAGAGAAAGTCCCTCCAATCTGAATAATGTTGAGACTTATGCTAATGTGCCTCCGATAGTATTGAAGGGAGCACCTTGGTTTGCAGGTATGGGAACTGAGCACAGCAAGGGAACCAAGGTTTTTAGTTTGGTTGGCAAAATCAAAAATACCGGACTTGTTGAAGTCCCTATGGGAATCAATCTTAAAGATATCGTTTTCAGCATTGGCGGAGGAGTACCTAAGAAGAAAATATTCAAGGCCGTTCAAACTGGTGGGCCGTCCGGTGGTTGTATTCCTGAAAATCTTATTGATTTGCCAGTGGACTATCAGAAACTGGCTGAAGTTGGATCCATCATGGGATCAGGTGGAATGATCGTTATGGATCAGGATACATGCATGGTGGATGTAGCTCGATATTTTCTTGATTTTCTTAAAGAAGAATCCTGTGGCCAATGCAATCCGTGCCGGGAAGGCATCAAACAGATGCTGGATATCCTGACAGATATCTGCCAGGGAAACGGCAAGGACGGCGATCTCGAGTTGCTTGAAGAGCTGGGTGATATGATACAGAAATTTTCTCTTTGCGGGCTTGGAACTTCAGCACCCAACCCGGTTCTTACAACTATTTTATATTTTCGTGATGAATACGAAGCACATATAAAGCATAAAAAATGCCCTGCCGGTGTATGTAAGCCGCTTTTCCATTATGAAATTGATGCAGAAGCCTGTACCGGTTGCCGTTCCTGTGCTAAAAAATGTCCACAGGATGCAATTACCGGTGAGAAAAAGCAGCCTCATACACTTGACCAGGCCAAGTGCATTAAATGCGGAATTTGCTATGATGCCTGCAAATTTGATGCAATTGTGATTCGTTAATTATAAGGGGTATTGATTTATGATAACATTTAAACTTAATGGTAAAACTGTTCAGGGAGAAGAAGGACAATATATTCTTCAGGTTGCCCAGAAATATGGAGTGGAAATCCCAACCCTTTGCCATCACAAGGCCCTTGAACCGGCAGGCATGTGCCGGATTTGCACAGTAGAAGTTTTTGATGGCCGCAGAAGCAGGTTTGTTACTTCCTGTAATTATCCTATATGGGAAGGGATGGAGGTTAACACTGATTCTGAAGCCGTACATAAGGGACGAAAGCTTATAGTTGAACTTCTTATGGCACGTTGCCCGGATGTTCCTATATTGAAAAAATTGGGTGAACAATACGGTGTATCTGAAACAAGATTTAAAAAAGAAGAAGATACTTGTATACTTTGCGGTCTATGTACACGAATTTGCGCCAAAATGGGAAACAATGCTATAAGCCTGACCGGCCGTGGTGTGGATATGAAGGTGGATACTCCATTCCATATTCAGACTGAAGCCTGTTTATCCTGCGGAGCTTGTGCTTCTGTTTGTCCTACAGGTCATATTACTCTGGAGAAAATTCGGCAAAATGTTAGTGTCAATAATTTTAAGCCTATTCCTTCAGAATACGATATGGGACTTAAAGGGCGAAAGCCTGTTTATGTTCCATATGCTCAGGCAGTTCCAAATACACCTGCTATTGACCGCAGTGTGTGTATGCATTTTAAAACCGGTGGCTGCCAGGTGTGTACGGAATTTTGCGGTGTAAATGCCATAGATCACACTATGGAGGATGAAGTTGTTGAACTGGATGTAGGAGCGATTATTCTGACACCCGGTTTTACACCGTTTGATCCCTCAAAATTCGATTCCTATGGCTATGCCAAACATCCGAATGTTATAACTTCTATGGAAATGGAGCGGATACTTTCCGCATCAGGTCCTACCGGTGGCCATTTAGTAAGGCTTTCAGACCACAAAGAACCTAAGAAAATAGCTTGGTTTCAGTGCGTGGGTTCTCGTGATATGAATAAATGCGATCATTCCTATTGCTCATCGGTGTGTTGCATGTATGCAATAAAGGAAGCTGTGATTGCAAAAGAACATTCCGGAAGTGATCTGGATTGCGCAATTTTTTATATGGATATGCGTACGCATGGCAAGGAATTTGAGCGTTTTTACAATAACGCGAAAGATAAGCACGGAGTCCGCTTTATCCGAAGCAGAGTTCATACAATTGATCCGGTTCCCGGAACAGATGATTTAAGTATTCGATACATTTCGGAAAACGGAGAGACAATTGTAGAGACTTTCGATCAGATAGTATTATCTGTAGGCCTTGAAATTTCAGAAGAAACAAAGGAGTTGGCAAACAAGCTGGGCCTTGATCTGACCAAAGGCAATTTCTGCAATACGACTTCTTTTGAGCCGGTAAGCACATCAAAAAAAGGTATTTATGTGTGCGGAGCATTTCAGGGTCCGAAAGATATTCCACAGTCGGTTATTGATGCCAGTGCTGCTGCGGCAGTGGCAGGAGCGGATCTGAGTACGGCAAGAAATACTCTTACCAAAATAAAAGAGATTGTGCCTGAAATAAACGTAACCGGTGAGAGACCCCGTATCGGAGTATTTGTATGCAGATGCGGAATAAATATTGCTGGTGTTGTTAATGTGCCGTCTGTTGCGGAATATGCGGCAACTCTTCCTTTTGTGGAATTTGCAACCGATAACCTGTATTCATGCTCGCAGGATACGCAGGACAATCTGGTAAGTATAATTAAGCAAAAAAATCTCAATAGAATTGTTGTTGCAGCCTGTACCCCTAAAACTCATGAACCCTTGTTTCAGGAAACTCTGATCAATGCAGGCTTAAACAAGTATCTGTTTGAGATGGCTAATATACGGAACCATGATTCCTGGGTTCACAAAACATCTCCTGAAAAAGCAACGCAAAAGGCTAAAGATCTTGTACGTTCAGCTGTTGCAAAAGTTGCTCTTACACAACCGCTCAAAGAATCGGATCTTCAAATCAAACCTACCGCAATGGTTATAGGTGGTGGTATTTCCGGTATGGCTGCGGCACAAAATCTGGCTCAGCAGGGTTATGAAACACACCTGATTGAAAAAAGCGGTCAACTTGGGGGCCAGGCCAGAAACCTTTATCAGACAGCCAAGGGCGAAAAGATTCAGGAAATACTTCCCAAGCTTATTAAGGAAATAGAAAATAACAAAAAGATCAGCGTTCATCTGAATGCCGATTTGACAAAGGTTGATGGATTTGTCGGGAGTTTTAAAAGTACTGTTAAGTCCAATAATAAAGAAGAATTAATTGAACACGGTGTTGCTGTAATTGCAACAGGTGCTCATCCATTAGAACCGACTGAATATGAATACGGTAAAGATCCACGTATATTAACCAGTCTGGAATTAGATAGTAAGTTAATCAATAACGACCCGATGCTTAACGGGATGAAATCAGCAGTTTTTATTCAGTGCGTAGGGTCAAGAGAACCGGATCGTCCCTATTGCTCCAGAGTTTGCTGTACGCATTCAGTTGATAATGCCCTGGAGTTGAAGCGAAGAAATCCGGATATGAATATATATGTGCTTTATAGAGATGTCAGGACTTACGGAGAGCGTGAATATCTTTATAAAGAAGCGCGTGAAAAAGGAATTATTTTTGTTCGTTTTTCCGTTGATGACAAGCCAAAGGTGTTTATTGATAAAGGGAAAATGGTTGTTCAGATTACGGATCACATTCTTGGGCGTCCGCTTGAACTGGAAACCGAGCTTGTTACACTTGCAACTGCAATTATTCCGAACCGTGATGAAAAAATTGCCAATTTTTTTAAAGTTCCGATGAATGCCGATGGTTTTTTTGTAGAGCGTCACGCAAAACTGGGGCCTTCCGAGTTTGCAACCGATGGTGTGTTTTTATGCGGAATGGCTCATTATCCTAAACCAATTGATGAGTGCATTGTTCAGGGAAAAGCTGCGGCATCACGAGCAGTGACTCTGCTTGCACGAGAGATTATTCAGACAAGCGGCACTATAGCAGAAGTTATGCCCATGTCATGCAGCAGTTGCGGGGTTTGTGTTTCAATTTGCCCATATTCGGCTCCCTCTTTTATTGAGGAAACAGCCAGATTCTTCCCGGGTAAAGCACAAATCAATCCTGTTCTTTGTAAAGGATGCGGATTATGTGTAGCATCGTGCCGTTCAGGTGCTATCCGGTTGAAAGGGTTTGATAATGATCAGATATTTGCGCAGATATTTGCGTTAAATCAAGCCGTTTAAATAAATTAAAATTTCAGATATGAAATGTATGAGGAGATCAATATGTCTGAGTTTGAACCCAAAATAATCAGTTTTTTATGTAACTGGTGCAGTTATGGAGCTGCAGATCTGGCCGGGGTAGGCCGGATGGAGTATCCTCCCAATATCAGGGTCATAAGGATACCATGTACCGGTCGTATGAGTCCAAAGTTCTTCCTCTCAGCCTTAAGACAGGGGGCTGATGGGGTCTGGGTGTCCGGGTGACATCCCGGCGAATGCCATTACCTGGAAGGTAATTATTACGCACGGAGAAAATTTGGTCTCTTTAAAAACCTTATGGAACATATGGGTGTTGAGCCAGGAAGGTTGAATTTTTCCTGGGTTTCCTCTGCCGAGTCAACAAAGTTTGTTGATGTGGTAAAGGATGTTACGGAGACAGTAAAGGCCATTGGGCCTAATAATAATTTTAAGAAAACAGCTAAGGTAGCTTAATATGTTAGGATATATTGATAAGATAAAAGAAA encodes:
- a CDS encoding hydrogenase iron-sulfur subunit, which codes for MSEFEPKIISFLCNWCSYGAADLAGVGRMEYPPNIRVIRIPCTGRMSPKFFLSALRQGADGVWVSGUHPGECHYLEGNYYARRKFGLFKNLMEHMGVEPGRLNFSWVSSAESTKFVDVVKDVTETVKAIGPNNNFKKTAKVA
- a CDS encoding 4Fe-4S binding protein — its product is MKIMSIKDLDKIRQKYLNGLYSPEGIKVNIGMASCGIAAGAQTSYDKASQEFSGNPGVTISQTGCIGFCEMEPLVEIISKDKPRIMYHHMTEDKIIEAISGYMKGEYNSKWILGQVRDPRSLLEDDMQNPQAGIEPLEDIPFLEDIPFYSQQTKIAIRNCGYIDPDSIEEYIAKRGYYAFINALTQSKPADIIKTVKESGLRGRGGGGFPTGIKWETCAKHHGDRHIICNADEGDPGAYMDRSILEGDPHSVLEGMLIAALAIGSRSGFFYVRNEYPLAVSRLITAIKQAEAIGLLGDNIAGTGFCFNLKISRGAGAFVCGESTALMSSLEGLVGRPRAKYVHTVEKGFRESPSNLNNVETYANVPPIVLKGAPWFAGMGTEHSKGTKVFSLVGKIKNTGLVEVPMGINLKDIVFSIGGGVPKKKIFKAVQTGGPSGGCIPENLIDLPVDYQKLAEVGSIMGSGGMIVMDQDTCMVDVARYFLDFLKEESCGQCNPCREGIKQMLDILTDICQGNGKDGDLELLEELGDMIQKFSLCGLGTSAPNPVLTTILYFRDEYEAHIKHKKCPAGVCKPLFHYEIDAEACTGCRSCAKKCPQDAITGEKKQPHTLDQAKCIKCGICYDACKFDAIVIR
- a CDS encoding FAD-dependent oxidoreductase, translated to MSQSVLGSVLVVGGGIAGMQSALDLANSGYYVYLLEKSPSIGGVMSQLDKTFPTNDCAMUIISPVLVEVGRHLNIELITYADLESVDGKPGNFKVKVKKRARSISRDLCTGCGACVENCPVTQQVITA
- the nuoE gene encoding NADH-quinone oxidoreductase subunit NuoE — protein: MEMNPSINEESCDIDYRDLDRIIGEDYNTDKENLIMILQGIQKVYNYLPTAAISYLAVKIGIPLSHIYGVATFYSTFSLKPRGRNIISICLGTACHVRGGERIREGLTSTLNITDGQTTEDKRFTLESVRCIGCCSLGPVIKINEDMHGRITPDEVKPILSRYE
- a CDS encoding response regulator: MDEKAGLKKILIVDDEASVRRTMERIIKLIKRDCAHAASGEEARKILKEESFDLILCDIRLPGESGMDLITYVISEYPEIAVIVVSGVDDPEVAEKALELGAYGYIVKPFKPSEVIINVSSALKRQKLEMEKQIYREKLEELVAARTAKLQDTLEGVIQVIAHTVESKDPYTAGHQRRVAELACAIAQEMGFTAERVKGILMGGMIHDLGKISVPSEILTKPGKLNDIEFAIIKTHPQVGYDILKGIDFEWPIKTMVLQHHERMDGSGYPNGLKADEIMPESRILVVADVVEAMASHRPYRPGLGIDIALEEIRKNKGILYEADIVETCDKIFTKKNFSFKYT
- a CDS encoding FAD-dependent oxidoreductase, with amino-acid sequence MITFKLNGKTVQGEEGQYILQVAQKYGVEIPTLCHHKALEPAGMCRICTVEVFDGRRSRFVTSCNYPIWEGMEVNTDSEAVHKGRKLIVELLMARCPDVPILKKLGEQYGVSETRFKKEEDTCILCGLCTRICAKMGNNAISLTGRGVDMKVDTPFHIQTEACLSCGACASVCPTGHITLEKIRQNVSVNNFKPIPSEYDMGLKGRKPVYVPYAQAVPNTPAIDRSVCMHFKTGGCQVCTEFCGVNAIDHTMEDEVVELDVGAIILTPGFTPFDPSKFDSYGYAKHPNVITSMEMERILSASGPTGGHLVRLSDHKEPKKIAWFQCVGSRDMNKCDHSYCSSVCCMYAIKEAVIAKEHSGSDLDCAIFYMDMRTHGKEFERFYNNAKDKHGVRFIRSRVHTIDPVPGTDDLSIRYISENGETIVETFDQIVLSVGLEISEETKELANKLGLDLTKGNFCNTTSFEPVSTSKKGIYVCGAFQGPKDIPQSVIDASAAAAVAGADLSTARNTLTKIKEIVPEINVTGERPRIGVFVCRCGINIAGVVNVPSVAEYAATLPFVEFATDNLYSCSQDTQDNLVSIIKQKNLNRIVVAACTPKTHEPLFQETLINAGLNKYLFEMANIRNHDSWVHKTSPEKATQKAKDLVRSAVAKVALTQPLKESDLQIKPTAMVIGGGISGMAAAQNLAQQGYETHLIEKSGQLGGQARNLYQTAKGEKIQEILPKLIKEIENNKKISVHLNADLTKVDGFVGSFKSTVKSNNKEELIEHGVAVIATGAHPLEPTEYEYGKDPRILTSLELDSKLINNDPMLNGMKSAVFIQCVGSREPDRPYCSRVCCTHSVDNALELKRRNPDMNIYVLYRDVRTYGEREYLYKEAREKGIIFVRFSVDDKPKVFIDKGKMVVQITDHILGRPLELETELVTLATAIIPNRDEKIANFFKVPMNADGFFVERHAKLGPSEFATDGVFLCGMAHYPKPIDECIVQGKAAASRAVTLLAREIIQTSGTIAEVMPMSCSSCGVCVSICPYSAPSFIEETARFFPGKAQINPVLCKGCGLCVASCRSGAIRLKGFDNDQIFAQIFALNQAV